A region from the Desulfitobacterium dehalogenans ATCC 51507 genome encodes:
- a CDS encoding LysR family transcriptional regulator encodes MQIEHLYYFLDVVRTLSISQSAKDLYISPQGLSQAIKSLEKEYNIELFDRTKHGFILTGDGEKFAVCTKEFLKCYEDFKEKSHNISPISGGKINDTFSIYTTALFSVSGIILDMVNIFSKNLINSKYLILEQLPFEVIKSLKNQNVSSIGLVNIPSYALEELTFPEELTYEYLLEIGMVANVSPNSVYAKKKFFTKQELVALPLCCFKEPLLEDCIRSMLEEYGEPNIVTRSSNIRLAQGIALSNDIVSLSVNLTRNLISSNKITIPIHDTLKLSIIVLYHNSQKENSEIKTLVSLIKSYLLENFQDFTIKEKPNSVKI; translated from the coding sequence ATGCAAATCGAGCATTTATACTATTTTCTTGATGTTGTAAGAACATTGTCTATATCACAATCGGCAAAAGACCTCTATATATCCCCACAAGGATTAAGTCAAGCAATAAAGTCTTTAGAGAAGGAATATAATATTGAGTTATTTGATCGCACCAAACATGGTTTTATATTAACCGGTGATGGTGAAAAATTTGCCGTCTGCACAAAGGAATTTCTCAAATGCTATGAAGATTTTAAAGAAAAGAGTCATAATATTAGTCCTATAAGCGGAGGGAAGATAAATGATACCTTTTCAATTTATACGACTGCCCTTTTTTCGGTAAGCGGTATCATTCTTGATATGGTAAATATTTTTTCCAAGAATTTAATAAACAGCAAGTATTTAATATTAGAACAGCTTCCGTTCGAAGTTATAAAGAGCTTAAAAAATCAAAACGTTAGCAGTATCGGATTGGTCAATATTCCCAGTTATGCATTAGAGGAATTAACGTTTCCTGAGGAGCTTACTTATGAATATTTACTTGAAATCGGTATGGTTGCTAATGTTAGTCCTAACTCTGTTTACGCAAAAAAGAAATTTTTTACGAAGCAGGAGCTCGTTGCTCTGCCGTTATGTTGCTTCAAAGAACCGCTATTAGAGGATTGTATTCGCTCTATGCTGGAAGAATACGGTGAACCAAATATTGTTACCCGTAGCAGCAATATTCGGCTTGCTCAAGGAATAGCTCTTAGCAATGATATCGTTAGTTTAAGCGTTAATTTAACAAGAAATTTAATCTCAAGCAACAAAATAACAATACCTATTCATGATACCCTTAAGCTATCTATAATTGTTTTGTATCATAATAGCCAAAAGGAAAATTCAGAGATAAAAACATTAGTATCCCTAATCAAATCATATTTATTAGAAAACTTCCAGGACTTCACAATAAAAGAAAAACCTAATAGTGTTAAGATTTAA